A single region of the Quadrisphaera setariae genome encodes:
- a CDS encoding DUF427 domain-containing protein, with protein sequence MSPRPVPEPAGPGQESVWDYPRPPAVSPSSKRVVVAFSDDDGGGVLADTTGAVRVLETSHPPTWYVPRADVDASRLRPSAAPQTSCEFKGRATYWDVVTPRGEVLEAAAWSYETPSRGFEAVAGMLSLRPARLVCSVDGEVARPQEGGFYAGWITDDVVGPFKGAPGTWGW encoded by the coding sequence GTGAGCCCACGCCCCGTCCCCGAGCCCGCCGGCCCCGGCCAGGAGTCGGTCTGGGACTACCCGCGCCCCCCGGCCGTCTCACCGTCGTCGAAGCGGGTGGTGGTGGCCTTCTCCGACGACGACGGCGGGGGCGTCCTCGCCGACACCACCGGCGCCGTGCGCGTGCTGGAGACCAGCCACCCGCCCACCTGGTACGTGCCCCGGGCCGACGTCGACGCCTCTCGGCTGCGCCCCAGCGCCGCGCCGCAGACCTCGTGCGAGTTCAAGGGCCGCGCCACCTACTGGGACGTCGTGACCCCGCGCGGTGAGGTGCTCGAGGCGGCGGCGTGGAGCTACGAGACGCCCTCGCGCGGCTTCGAGGCGGTCGCGGGGATGCTGTCGCTGCGCCCGGCCCGGCTCGTGTGCTCCGTGGACGGCGAGGTGGCGCGCCCCCAGGAGGGCGGCTTCTACGCCGGCTGGATCACCGACGACGTGGTCGGCCCCTTCAAGGGAGCCCCCGGCACCTGGGGCTGGTGA
- a CDS encoding LacI family DNA-binding transcriptional regulator yields the protein MPTSRDVAKLAGVSQSTVSYVLSGKRPISPETRKRVEGAIAQLTFQPNAGARALASQRTQVIGLVAPFGVTSDHSGLLPFIETIARSVRDHDHDLLLVTNDEGADGLVRVAGRRIVDALVVMEVEARDERIPVAAGLDVPVILIGVPDERAGLPCVDLDFHAAGALAVAELAAVGCRSAAVLGYSSAEIDRGINYVPRFLEGVHAGAARLGLPLTVVSPVELERASVDAALDEVLSVESDEGELPGLVLPHTEGVAGVLRALADRGLVPGRHLGVVAMSTDAAAEEFTTPLTNVSLEPRDVSRRAVETLFRLLEAPADAEAPGIELVQPRLTRRASTALPPALAAAQLTA from the coding sequence GTGCCCACCAGCCGTGACGTGGCCAAGCTGGCCGGCGTCTCCCAGAGCACCGTCTCCTACGTGCTGTCCGGCAAGCGCCCCATCTCCCCGGAGACGCGCAAGCGCGTCGAGGGCGCCATCGCCCAGCTGACGTTCCAGCCCAACGCCGGCGCCCGCGCCCTGGCCAGCCAGCGCACGCAGGTCATCGGCCTGGTCGCGCCGTTCGGCGTGACGTCGGACCACTCCGGGCTGCTGCCCTTCATCGAGACGATCGCCCGCAGCGTCCGCGACCACGACCACGACCTGCTGCTCGTCACCAACGACGAGGGGGCCGACGGCCTGGTGCGCGTGGCCGGCCGCCGCATCGTGGACGCCCTCGTGGTCATGGAGGTCGAGGCGCGCGACGAGCGCATCCCCGTGGCCGCCGGCCTCGACGTCCCCGTGATCCTCATCGGCGTCCCCGACGAGCGCGCCGGGCTGCCCTGCGTCGACCTCGACTTCCACGCCGCCGGAGCCCTCGCCGTCGCCGAGCTGGCCGCGGTCGGCTGCCGCAGCGCGGCGGTGCTCGGCTACTCCTCCGCGGAGATCGACAGGGGCATCAACTACGTCCCCCGGTTCCTCGAGGGCGTCCACGCCGGGGCCGCACGGCTCGGGCTGCCGCTGACCGTGGTGTCGCCCGTGGAGCTCGAGAGGGCGTCGGTCGACGCCGCGCTCGACGAGGTGCTCTCGGTGGAGAGCGACGAGGGCGAGCTGCCGGGCCTCGTGCTGCCGCACACCGAGGGGGTTGCGGGCGTGCTGCGGGCCCTGGCGGACCGCGGCCTCGTGCCCGGCCGGCACCTCGGTGTGGTGGCCATGAGCACCGACGCCGCGGCGGAGGAGTTCACCACCCCGCTGACCAACGTCTCCCTGGAGCCGCGCGACGTGTCGCGCCGCGCGGTGGAGACCCTGTTCCGCCTGCTCGAGGCGCCCGCGGACGCAGAGGCGCCCGGCATCGAGCTGGTCCAGCCCCGGCTGACGCGCCGCGCCAGCACCGCCCTGCCCCCGGCCCTCGCGGCCGCCCAGCTCACGGCCTGA
- a CDS encoding sugar ABC transporter substrate-binding protein → MARRRVLTTALAAGAAVLLPFSLAACGGGSSDEGSTGSGGSAKLTIQDYYNDDPGKTVWEGVYKACAQTAGVEIDIVHIPGSDLIAKVLQQAQSKTMPDVLMLDNPDLQQIAASGALADLSQFDVSTDGYADGIVKASTYDGKLYGLQPITNSIALFYNKKTLADAGIQPPQTWDELKTASAALTKDGKYGLALSAINTYEGTWQFLPFFWSAGGDEKDINTPEAAKALQLWVDMFKAGSISQSAVNWTQADVNDQFKAGNAAMMVNGPWQFPSLAESGIDYGVVPIPAPQAGEPTVSPLGGETWTVPETGNKDKQAKAAEIVKCINSDDNQKLLAEKNNTVPTKTAIAEEYGATNPAVKGFADLVPDLRARTGELGDKWPDAATKIYTAMQEAIVGGKTPEQALADAQNG, encoded by the coding sequence ATGGCTCGACGTCGAGTTCTCACCACCGCGCTGGCCGCTGGCGCGGCGGTGCTGCTGCCCTTCTCCCTCGCCGCCTGCGGCGGCGGCTCCAGCGACGAGGGCTCCACCGGATCTGGCGGCTCGGCGAAGCTGACCATCCAGGACTACTACAACGACGACCCGGGCAAGACCGTCTGGGAGGGCGTCTACAAGGCCTGCGCGCAGACCGCGGGCGTCGAGATCGACATCGTGCACATCCCCGGCTCCGACCTCATCGCCAAGGTGCTCCAGCAGGCGCAGTCGAAGACCATGCCCGACGTCCTCATGCTCGACAACCCCGACCTGCAGCAGATCGCCGCCTCCGGCGCCCTGGCCGACCTGTCGCAGTTCGACGTCTCCACCGACGGCTACGCCGACGGCATCGTCAAGGCCAGCACCTACGACGGCAAGCTCTACGGCCTGCAGCCGATCACCAACTCCATCGCGCTCTTCTACAACAAGAAGACGCTCGCCGACGCCGGCATCCAGCCCCCGCAGACCTGGGACGAGCTGAAGACCGCCTCCGCCGCGCTCACCAAGGACGGCAAGTACGGCCTGGCGCTGTCGGCCATCAACACCTACGAGGGCACCTGGCAGTTCCTGCCCTTCTTCTGGTCCGCCGGCGGCGACGAGAAGGACATCAACACCCCCGAGGCCGCCAAGGCCCTGCAGCTGTGGGTGGACATGTTCAAGGCGGGCTCCATCTCCCAGTCCGCCGTCAACTGGACCCAGGCCGACGTCAACGACCAGTTCAAGGCCGGCAACGCCGCGATGATGGTCAACGGCCCCTGGCAGTTCCCCAGCCTGGCCGAGTCCGGCATCGACTACGGCGTCGTCCCGATCCCGGCCCCGCAGGCCGGCGAGCCCACCGTCTCCCCGCTGGGCGGCGAGACCTGGACCGTCCCCGAGACGGGGAACAAGGACAAGCAGGCCAAGGCCGCCGAGATCGTCAAGTGCATCAACTCCGACGACAACCAGAAGCTGCTGGCCGAGAAGAACAACACCGTCCCCACCAAGACGGCGATCGCCGAGGAGTACGGAGCCACCAACCCGGCCGTCAAGGGCTTCGCCGACCTGGTGCCCGACCTGCGGGCCCGCACCGGTGAGCTCGGTGACAAGTGGCCCGACGCCGCCACCAAGATCTACACCGCCATGCAGGAGGCCATCGTGGGCGGCAAGACGCCCGAGCAGGCCCTGGCCGACGCGCAGAACGGCTGA
- a CDS encoding carbohydrate ABC transporter permease, translated as MSTRADAGTLASASGAAARQSRDGGATPPSRDGRSGRSSARTKARIAELAFLVPALVYLVLFFGYPVVKNVLMGFQEYTTKTFFTGEAPFVGLDNYSAVLSSSLFDKALLNTVLFTAGSILGQFVLGLAIAVFFRRSFPLNNVLRALLLLPWLVPLIASAAVWRWILDTDYGALNRFLGALPFVDGNPAWLTSTSLALIAVIGVNIWLGIPFNATILYGGLQEIPEELYEAGALDGATGWRAFRHITWPLLRPVVTVVLVLGVVYTLKVLDIILGLTNGGPANSTQTIATYSYFTSFKEFDFGQGAALGNVLVLLSLLFAVIYLRLNRKAVDE; from the coding sequence ATGTCCACCCGAGCAGACGCGGGCACGCTCGCGTCCGCGAGCGGCGCGGCTGCTCGGCAGTCCCGGGACGGCGGCGCCACGCCGCCGTCCCGGGACGGCCGGTCCGGCCGGTCGTCCGCCCGCACCAAGGCCCGGATCGCGGAGCTGGCCTTCCTGGTCCCCGCCCTGGTCTACCTGGTCCTGTTCTTCGGCTACCCGGTGGTCAAGAACGTGCTCATGGGGTTCCAGGAGTACACGACCAAGACCTTCTTCACCGGTGAGGCGCCCTTCGTCGGGCTGGACAACTACTCCGCCGTCCTCAGCTCCTCGCTGTTCGACAAGGCGCTGCTCAACACGGTCCTCTTCACCGCCGGCTCGATCCTGGGCCAGTTCGTCCTCGGTCTGGCCATCGCGGTGTTCTTCCGCAGGTCCTTCCCGCTGAACAACGTGCTGCGCGCGCTGCTCCTGCTGCCGTGGCTGGTGCCGCTCATCGCCTCCGCGGCGGTGTGGCGCTGGATCCTCGACACCGACTACGGCGCGCTCAACCGCTTCCTGGGCGCCCTGCCGTTCGTGGACGGCAACCCGGCGTGGCTGACCAGCACCTCCCTGGCCCTCATCGCCGTCATCGGCGTCAACATCTGGCTGGGGATCCCGTTCAACGCCACCATCCTCTACGGCGGCCTGCAGGAGATCCCCGAGGAGCTCTACGAGGCCGGCGCCCTGGACGGCGCCACCGGCTGGCGCGCCTTCCGCCACATCACCTGGCCGCTGCTGCGCCCGGTGGTCACCGTGGTGCTGGTGCTGGGCGTGGTCTACACGCTGAAGGTGCTCGACATCATCCTGGGCCTGACCAACGGCGGCCCCGCCAACAGCACCCAGACCATCGCCACCTACAGCTACTTCACGTCCTTCAAGGAGTTCGACTTCGGCCAGGGCGCTGCGCTCGGCAACGTGCTCGTGCTCCTGTCGCTGCTGTTCGCCGTCATCTACCTGCGGCTCAACCGGAAGGCGGTCGACGAGTGA
- a CDS encoding carbohydrate ABC transporter permease gives MLFPLYWMVNVSLQSGGGAVATPWFPAAPSLDGYVRAFNDQGHNLVTSLVVSLGSVVLSLVIAAPAAYALAQFRIRWATWVLFGVLITQMIPGIVVANALYSAFSDLGLLNSIPGLILADSTAGVPFAIIVMRAFMGSIPPSIVEAARVDGAGQLRAFVSVVLPMSRNALITAGLFTFLFAWGDFLFALTLTTTEDVRPVTLGLYQYIGTYVSDWSPIMATAVLSSLPAIVLLLVAQRYVAAGVTGGAVK, from the coding sequence ATGCTGTTCCCGCTGTACTGGATGGTCAACGTCTCCCTCCAGAGCGGCGGCGGCGCCGTGGCCACCCCGTGGTTCCCGGCGGCGCCCTCGCTGGACGGGTACGTGCGAGCCTTCAACGACCAGGGCCACAACCTCGTGACCTCGCTGGTCGTGAGCCTCGGGTCCGTCGTCCTCAGCCTCGTCATCGCCGCCCCGGCGGCCTACGCGCTGGCGCAGTTCCGGATCCGCTGGGCGACCTGGGTGCTCTTCGGCGTGCTCATCACGCAGATGATCCCCGGCATCGTCGTCGCCAACGCCCTCTACAGCGCCTTCAGCGACCTCGGCCTGCTCAACTCGATCCCGGGCCTGATCCTCGCGGACTCCACCGCCGGCGTGCCGTTCGCGATCATCGTGATGCGGGCGTTCATGGGCAGCATCCCGCCGTCCATCGTCGAGGCCGCCCGCGTCGACGGCGCCGGCCAGCTCCGCGCGTTCGTCTCCGTGGTCCTGCCGATGAGCCGCAACGCCCTCATCACCGCCGGGCTGTTCACGTTCCTCTTCGCCTGGGGCGACTTCCTGTTCGCCCTGACCCTGACGACGACGGAGGACGTGCGCCCGGTGACCCTGGGCCTCTACCAGTACATCGGCACCTACGTCAGCGACTGGTCGCCGATCATGGCCACCGCGGTCCTGTCGTCGCTGCCCGCCATCGTCCTGCTCCTCGTGGCCCAGCGGTACGTCGCCGCCGGCGTCACGGGGGGTGCTGTCAAGTGA
- a CDS encoding ThuA domain-containing protein, with product MTDMQTGDHGEEGGRRFAVTGPDRGTDTSVAATGRPIRVTVWGENVHERNEPEVAERYPTGMHGAVAEGIEAHLGERAVVRTATLDSGADHGLSEEVLRETDVLTWWGHAAHDQVSDEVVERVHRHVLEGMGLIVLHSGHWSKIFTKLMGTTCTLRWRSEHDRELIWTVDPTHPIAQGIPHPMVIDEDEMYGEFFDVPAPDELVFLSTFSGGEVFRSGMTYKRGHGKIFYFRPGDQDYPTYFHPGVRRVIANAVEWAVTLRARREYPVLLRHDTEDFYRGFDYTGALDPSARVGS from the coding sequence ATGACAGACATGCAGACCGGCGACCACGGCGAAGAGGGCGGACGCCGCTTCGCGGTGACCGGCCCCGACCGCGGCACCGACACCAGCGTCGCCGCCACCGGCCGGCCGATCCGCGTCACCGTGTGGGGCGAGAACGTCCACGAGCGCAACGAGCCGGAGGTCGCCGAGCGCTACCCGACCGGCATGCACGGCGCGGTGGCCGAGGGCATCGAGGCGCACCTGGGGGAGCGGGCCGTGGTCCGCACCGCCACCCTCGACTCGGGCGCCGACCACGGCCTGTCCGAGGAGGTGCTGCGCGAGACCGACGTGCTCACCTGGTGGGGTCACGCCGCCCACGACCAGGTCAGCGACGAGGTCGTCGAGCGCGTGCACCGCCACGTGCTCGAGGGCATGGGCCTGATCGTGCTGCACTCCGGCCACTGGTCGAAGATCTTCACCAAGCTCATGGGCACCACGTGCACGCTGCGGTGGCGCTCCGAGCACGACCGCGAGCTCATCTGGACGGTCGACCCCACGCACCCCATCGCGCAGGGGATCCCGCACCCGATGGTCATCGACGAGGACGAGATGTACGGCGAGTTCTTCGACGTGCCCGCCCCCGACGAGCTGGTCTTCCTCTCCACCTTCTCCGGAGGTGAGGTGTTCCGCTCCGGCATGACCTACAAGCGCGGCCACGGGAAGATCTTCTACTTCCGCCCCGGAGACCAGGACTACCCCACGTACTTCCACCCGGGCGTCCGCAGGGTCATCGCCAACGCCGTGGAGTGGGCCGTCACGCTGCGCGCCCGCCGCGAGTACCCCGTGCTCCTGCGCCACGACACCGAGGACTTCTACCGCGGCTTCGACTACACCGGCGCTCTCGACCCGTCTGCGAGGGTGGGCTCGTGA
- a CDS encoding Gfo/Idh/MocA family protein — protein sequence MIGTGSTGRADALKVVQVGAGAMGGAWLSMVAESADVELVGLVDLDLDAARRQLAERGHADVAVGTDAVALAEQTGATAVLDITVPGAHHPVTTAALFAGLPVLGEKPCAATLAQSLSLVAAAEVTDQLFMVSQSRRWNPQLWAYRDLLRGLGAVGLLQTDFFKAPHFGGFRDEMAHPLLVDMAIHQFDMARFLLGAEPVSVTCEEWNPTWSWYAGDASATAVFEFAGGARYVFNGSWCAPGAETSWNGAWRAGGEKGSALWDGDHEPTVDVADEGTAVPEPGARLPHDGIAGALAVFVEALRTRTTPQSEVHENVLSQAMVEAAVESAAVGHRVQLDDVLTRAWEQAVAEERREDVREQLRSWTSVRTALGG from the coding sequence GTGATCGGGACGGGTTCCACCGGGCGCGCGGACGCCCTCAAGGTCGTGCAGGTCGGCGCGGGCGCCATGGGTGGCGCCTGGCTGTCGATGGTCGCCGAGTCGGCCGACGTCGAGCTGGTGGGCCTGGTCGACCTCGACCTCGACGCCGCGCGCCGCCAGCTCGCCGAGCGCGGGCACGCCGACGTCGCCGTGGGCACCGACGCGGTGGCGCTGGCCGAGCAGACCGGCGCCACCGCCGTCCTCGACATCACCGTGCCCGGCGCGCACCACCCCGTGACCACGGCGGCGCTGTTCGCGGGGCTGCCCGTGCTGGGGGAGAAGCCGTGCGCGGCCACCCTCGCGCAGTCCCTGTCGCTGGTGGCGGCCGCCGAGGTCACCGACCAGCTGTTCATGGTCAGCCAGTCGCGCCGGTGGAACCCCCAGCTGTGGGCCTACCGCGACCTGCTGCGCGGCCTCGGCGCCGTCGGCCTGCTGCAGACCGACTTCTTCAAGGCCCCCCACTTCGGCGGGTTCCGCGACGAGATGGCGCACCCGCTGCTGGTCGACATGGCCATCCACCAGTTCGACATGGCCCGCTTCCTGCTCGGCGCCGAGCCCGTTTCGGTGACCTGCGAGGAGTGGAACCCCACCTGGAGCTGGTACGCCGGGGACGCCTCCGCCACCGCCGTCTTCGAGTTCGCCGGCGGCGCCCGCTACGTCTTCAACGGCTCCTGGTGCGCACCGGGCGCCGAGACGTCGTGGAACGGCGCCTGGCGCGCGGGCGGCGAGAAGGGCAGCGCCCTGTGGGACGGCGACCACGAGCCGACCGTCGACGTCGCCGACGAGGGGACCGCCGTGCCCGAGCCCGGAGCGCGCCTCCCGCACGACGGCATCGCCGGCGCGCTCGCGGTCTTCGTCGAGGCGCTGCGCACCCGCACCACGCCCCAGAGCGAGGTGCACGAGAACGTGCTCAGCCAGGCGATGGTGGAGGCCGCTGTCGAGTCGGCTGCCGTCGGGCACCGCGTCCAGCTGGACGACGTGCTCACCCGCGCCTGGGAGCAGGCGGTGGCCGAGGAGCGCCGCGAGGACGTGCGCGAGCAGCTGCGCTCGTGGACGTCGGTGCGCACCGCCCTCGGCGGCTGA
- a CDS encoding substrate-binding domain-containing protein encodes MGLVAPFGPRSDHVGMLPFVETVARSLRERDHDLLLVTADEGAAGLQRLADRGVVDAVVVMEVAAHDERIAVARQLDLPVVFIGVPEDPTGVNCIDVDFAAGGALGVAELVASGCRSAALLGHPRSTNERGIGYVRRFQRGALQEARTRGLPLQVVSPVELERTSVDTALDVVLSEEDEQGVLPGLLLSHDEALPGVLRALEDRGLEPGVHLAVVALCTDELAASLAPPLTSVSQEPREVSERAVAAVFRLMDATEDDDARPRVELVQPRLTRRASTPATRIVW; translated from the coding sequence GTGGGGCTCGTGGCGCCCTTCGGCCCGCGGTCCGACCACGTGGGCATGCTGCCCTTCGTCGAGACGGTCGCCCGGAGCCTGCGCGAGCGCGACCACGACCTCCTGCTCGTCACCGCTGACGAGGGAGCCGCCGGCCTGCAGCGCCTCGCCGACCGCGGCGTCGTCGACGCCGTCGTCGTCATGGAGGTGGCGGCCCACGACGAGCGCATCGCGGTGGCCCGTCAGCTCGACCTGCCGGTGGTCTTCATCGGCGTCCCCGAGGACCCCACCGGCGTGAACTGCATCGACGTCGACTTCGCCGCCGGCGGCGCCCTGGGTGTGGCGGAGCTGGTCGCGTCCGGCTGCCGCTCCGCGGCCCTGCTCGGGCACCCGCGCAGCACGAACGAGCGCGGGATCGGCTACGTGCGCCGCTTCCAGCGCGGAGCGCTGCAGGAGGCGCGCACCCGCGGCCTGCCGCTGCAGGTGGTCTCGCCGGTCGAGCTGGAGCGCACCTCGGTGGACACCGCCCTCGACGTCGTCCTGTCCGAGGAGGACGAGCAGGGCGTGCTGCCCGGCCTGCTGCTCTCCCACGACGAAGCGCTCCCGGGGGTGCTGCGGGCGCTCGAGGACCGCGGGCTGGAACCCGGCGTGCACCTCGCCGTGGTGGCGCTGTGCACCGACGAGCTCGCCGCGTCCCTGGCTCCACCGCTGACGAGCGTGTCCCAGGAGCCGCGCGAGGTCTCCGAGCGCGCCGTGGCCGCCGTGTTCCGGCTGATGGACGCCACCGAGGACGACGACGCGCGGCCTCGCGTCGAGCTGGTGCAGCCGCGGCTCACGCGCCGCGCGAGCACTCCCGCGACGCGGATCGTCTGGTAG
- the metG gene encoding methionine--tRNA ligase: protein MTHVLSAVAWPYANGPRHIGHVAGFGVPSDVYSRYMRMAGHDVLMVSGTDEHGTPILVQAEKEGVTPQELVDRNNRIIVEDLVALGLSYDLFTRTTTRNHYAVAQELFATVHRNGYMVEQTTMGAISPSTGRTLPDRYIEGTCPICGYGSARGDQCDNCGNQLDPVDLVDPRSRINGETPRFVESQHFFLDLPALAEALGEWLHGRDEAGAWRPNVLKFSLNLLDDVRPRAMTRDIDWGIPVPLDGWRDQPNKRLYVWFDAVIGYLSASVEWARRSGDPEAWRKWWSTPEARSAYFMGKDNITFHSQIWPAELLGYDGRGSRGGQPGEYGALELPTEVVSSEFLTMEGGKFSSSRGVVIYVRDFLARYQPDALRYYIAVAGPENQDSDFTWEAFVRRTNDELVSTWGNLVNRTASMIAKNVGSIPAAGPLTDDDEALLAAVRGGFASVGGLIQGHRQKAAITEAMRLAGDANRYLAAQAPWQLKKTDPARMETVLHVAAQAVVDLNTLLSPFLPHSSSLVHRALGGSGEFQPMPVIAEVEDLDGGPGYPVITGDYSAAPAWAPRDVVPGTPVAAPSPIFTKLDESVVEEELARLRGDA from the coding sequence ATGACCCACGTCCTGTCCGCCGTCGCCTGGCCGTACGCCAACGGCCCGCGCCACATCGGCCACGTCGCCGGTTTCGGCGTCCCCTCCGACGTCTACAGCCGCTACATGCGGATGGCGGGTCACGACGTGCTCATGGTCTCCGGCACCGACGAGCACGGGACGCCGATCCTCGTGCAGGCGGAGAAGGAGGGCGTCACGCCGCAGGAGCTGGTGGACAGGAACAACCGGATCATCGTCGAGGACCTGGTGGCCCTCGGCCTGTCCTACGACCTCTTCACCCGCACCACCACGCGCAACCACTACGCCGTGGCGCAGGAGCTGTTCGCCACCGTCCACCGCAACGGGTACATGGTCGAGCAGACGACGATGGGCGCGATCTCCCCGTCGACCGGGCGCACCCTGCCCGACCGCTACATCGAGGGCACCTGCCCCATCTGCGGCTACGGCTCCGCCCGCGGCGACCAGTGCGACAACTGCGGCAACCAGCTCGACCCGGTGGACCTCGTCGACCCGCGCTCGCGGATCAACGGCGAGACGCCGCGGTTCGTCGAGAGCCAGCACTTCTTCCTCGACCTGCCGGCGCTGGCGGAGGCGCTGGGGGAGTGGCTGCACGGGCGCGACGAGGCCGGCGCGTGGCGGCCCAACGTGCTCAAGTTCTCGCTCAACCTCCTCGACGACGTGCGCCCCCGCGCCATGACCCGCGACATCGACTGGGGCATCCCGGTGCCGCTCGACGGGTGGCGCGACCAGCCGAACAAGCGGCTCTACGTCTGGTTCGACGCCGTCATCGGGTACCTGTCGGCGTCGGTGGAGTGGGCGCGCCGCTCCGGGGACCCGGAGGCGTGGCGGAAGTGGTGGTCGACGCCCGAGGCGCGGTCCGCCTACTTCATGGGCAAGGACAACATCACCTTCCACTCCCAGATCTGGCCGGCGGAGCTGCTCGGCTACGACGGCCGGGGCTCGCGCGGCGGTCAGCCCGGGGAGTACGGCGCGCTGGAGCTGCCCACCGAGGTGGTCTCCTCGGAGTTCCTCACCATGGAGGGCGGCAAGTTCTCGTCCTCGCGCGGCGTGGTCATCTACGTGCGCGACTTCCTCGCCCGCTACCAGCCCGACGCGCTGCGCTACTACATCGCGGTGGCCGGCCCGGAGAACCAGGACTCCGACTTCACGTGGGAGGCGTTCGTCCGGCGCACCAACGACGAGCTGGTCTCCACGTGGGGCAACCTCGTCAACCGGACCGCGTCGATGATCGCCAAGAACGTGGGCTCGATCCCCGCCGCAGGACCGCTCACCGACGACGACGAGGCGCTGCTCGCGGCGGTGCGCGGCGGCTTCGCCTCCGTGGGCGGGCTCATCCAGGGGCACCGCCAGAAGGCGGCCATCACCGAGGCGATGCGGCTGGCCGGCGATGCCAACCGCTACCTGGCCGCGCAGGCGCCGTGGCAGCTCAAGAAGACCGACCCGGCGCGCATGGAGACGGTGCTCCACGTGGCGGCGCAGGCCGTGGTGGACCTCAACACGCTGCTGTCGCCGTTCCTGCCGCACTCCTCCTCCCTCGTGCACCGCGCGCTGGGCGGGTCGGGGGAGTTCCAGCCGATGCCGGTCATCGCCGAGGTCGAGGACCTCGACGGCGGCCCCGGCTACCCGGTCATCACCGGCGACTACTCGGCCGCGCCGGCGTGGGCGCCGCGCGACGTGGTGCCCGGCACCCCGGTGGCGGCGCCGTCGCCGATCTTCACCAAGCTCGACGAGTCGGTGGTCGAGGAGGAGCTGGCCCGCCTGCGCGGCGACGCCTGA
- a CDS encoding TatD family hydrolase, with translation MLESRDVTELPELPEGYPPVPEPLSLAGGAGVVDDHTHLDHLDDDDVERLLAAAAAAGVPRAVQIGCDAAARTWTDRAVRRWPQLLGGVAVHPNEAPELARRGQLDAALEEVERLVTTNDRIRVVGETGLDSFRTDWDDDAARRAQLDSFAAHVAIAKRTGATLQIHDRDAHAEVIDVLRAEGAPERVVFHCFSGDAAMARVCAENGWYLSIAGTVTFKNNHVLREAVAAVPPVILQVETDAPYLTPVPHRGRPNGSHLVPLTVRAVAGVTRHDEEELVGILSLSSEFLYGQW, from the coding sequence GTGCTGGAGAGCCGTGACGTGACGGAGCTGCCCGAGCTGCCGGAGGGGTACCCGCCGGTCCCGGAGCCGCTGTCCCTCGCGGGCGGCGCGGGGGTGGTCGACGACCACACCCACCTCGACCACCTCGACGACGACGACGTCGAGCGCCTCCTCGCCGCCGCCGCGGCCGCGGGCGTGCCGCGCGCGGTGCAGATCGGCTGCGACGCCGCCGCGCGCACCTGGACCGACCGCGCCGTCCGCCGCTGGCCGCAGCTGCTCGGCGGCGTGGCCGTCCACCCGAACGAGGCGCCCGAGCTGGCCCGCCGCGGCCAGCTCGACGCGGCGCTCGAGGAGGTCGAGCGCCTCGTCACCACCAACGACCGGATCCGCGTGGTGGGGGAGACCGGCCTGGACTCCTTCCGCACCGACTGGGACGACGACGCCGCCCGCCGCGCGCAGCTGGACAGCTTCGCCGCGCACGTCGCGATCGCCAAGCGCACGGGGGCGACCCTGCAGATCCACGACCGCGACGCCCACGCGGAGGTCATCGACGTGCTTCGCGCCGAGGGCGCCCCGGAGCGGGTGGTGTTCCACTGCTTCTCCGGCGACGCCGCCATGGCGCGCGTGTGCGCCGAGAACGGCTGGTACCTGAGCATCGCCGGGACGGTCACCTTCAAGAACAACCACGTCCTCCGGGAGGCGGTCGCCGCGGTGCCGCCCGTCATCCTCCAGGTGGAGACCGACGCCCCCTACCTCACCCCGGTGCCGCACCGCGGACGGCCGAACGGGAGCCACCTCGTGCCGCTCACGGTCCGCGCTGTGGCGGGCGTGACGCGACACGACGAAGAGGAACTGGTGGGAATCCTGAGCCTGAGCAGTGAATTCCTCTACGGTCAGTGGTGA